The Paenibacillus sp. FSL H7-0357 nucleotide sequence CATCCGGCTGTGGTCTTTTTAACATATATATAGATTCAACTTGAAAACTTGAGATAAGGGAAAGGAGCAGCGAAGGGGAATTTTGGAACTGGAGGAACGGTAGTGTCCGCCTTTGTCTTCGGATTTCTACCGCTAATTGTGGTTAAAATCAAGAAATTCGAAGACAGCAGCGGCCGGAAGTCCAAATATTCCCCGTAGTTGCGACGTTGTTCGCTTCATCGGGAATAGAGCAGGATTTACAGGATAAATATTGAAGTTATAGGTAGGTAAGTGCAAAAGGAGGTTTTCGATGAAAGCTTTGTTTACAACCCTTTATGTTATAATCTGCACAGCTATGCTGCTGGCCTGCAGCCGTTCCTATGATCCTGACGAAGCTGCGGAACGCGGGGATGTTGTAGACCTTCATGGGATGATTACCAATGCAGAGCGACTGGATGAGTTTCTTGGCAATATAGAGGAGAACCACTCCGATAAGGTCAGGGTTACACAGTACACGGAGGAAGCAGACCCGATCTATATTGATCTTGCCTATAATGGAGAAACGGTGAAATTTAAATATGACAATACCCACGATGAGTACGCAAAAGGTAAAGTCAGGACCAGTGTCTGCAAAGGAATCAGTAAAGAGGTCACCGATAAGAAGATTGAATATAAGCTGACTGGATGCTCCGGCAAAAATAGTGATCTGGCGGATTCTTTCAGTCTGAGGATACAAGGAAAACAACTGAGTGAGGAGTGAGCCGTATGATGCTGAATTTGACCAGCCGGGCTTTAGCACAGGAGGATCTGGAATCGATCTGTGCGTTTGTCCAGAACGCCGAAGAAGTTTTTTGTGTAAGCCCGAAATTCCGGTATCCGCTGACAGCGGAGCAAATCCTGAAGAGGCTGGAGAACAGATATAGTCCGACAGTCATTGTATCCGGGGATGCGCCGGAGCCGCTTGCCTATGCCAATCTTTATGATAAGGATGAGAAGAGCCATACGATTTGGCTGGGCAATGTGATTGTAAGTCCAAGCTACCGGGGCACAGGGGCTGCGGCTTACCTGATCCAAACCATGATGGACATCGCCAAGCAGGAGCTTGGAGTCCGGACGATGAAGTTATACTGCCACAATACGAATACAAGAGCGCTGCTGTTCTATTGCAAGCAGGGGTTCAGCCCCTGCGGAAGTAAGGTGCTGGTCAAACCGGATGGCGAGAAGCTTGTAGGGATCGCAATGCAAAAAGAGCTATGACCCTGCGAGACTGAGACTGCTATGATTTCCTATGAGGAGATCCCACTCGGAGTTGATGCTGATCACAGGTAGCTCTTAACTATAATTATTCTTGACCTTGCTTATCGTGGGCAGGCTTTATATACTGTAACCAATAATAAATTCGGACAATTACGGAGGTTCACCCGACTGATGAATAACTAACACGTTTCCCAGCAACAGACCAGTTAACTTGTGATGTGCTTATGCACAAGCCACGGGACGCCCTTGTAGGGTGTACGGTCAGGGATACGTGTGTCGTTCGGGGCCTATACGATGCTAATAGAGGATAGAAGCTGGTGTTGACGGCTTGCCCTTCAATTAAACAGGGGGAGGCTTCGTCCGCACCACTGTTTCCTGGCATCTCTCCCCCTTCATACACAACTCTACCGCAGGCCGCTGGCTGCGGTTTTTTTAGTTTCGGTATTTGATGAAGCGGAGGAATGAACATGACCAAGACCTTAATAAAAGCCAAAAATATACGCAAAGAGTGGAATGGCATTGCCCTATTTGAAGGTGTGTCGTTTGAAATCACAGAAGGGGAACGCGTGCTGTTATTCGGGCGCAACGGGATCGGCAAGACGACGCTGCTGCAAGGACTGCTCGGCCGTCTGGCCTTTGAGGAGGGCAGTGTCTCTTACGGGTTGCCCGCGGAGGAATGGGGTGTGCTGGACCAGCAGCTGGAGATTTCAGTTGAAATGTCCGTGCTGGAGTATGTTTTCTCCGGCTGGAAAGAGCTAGCTGCGCTTAAAGGCAGGCTGGAGACACTGGGCAAGCAGCTTCAGGATACGGAAGGTGCCGATGCGGAGGCGGTGGCCAAATATGGAGAAATCTATGAGAGCTATCTGCAGTTGGACGGCTATGGCTGGGAAGCCAAGGTGGAGAAATGCCTCAGACAGCTGAAGCTTGATCCTGCGCTATGGGGCCAGCCGTACCGCCTGCTCAGCGGCGGCCAGAAGACACGGGTTCAGCTCGCTGCGCTGCTCGCCCGGCAGCCCAAGCTGCTGGTCCTGGATGAGCCGACGAATCATCTGGACAATGAGACGATGGAGTGGCTGGAGGAATGGGTACGGAGCTATCCCGGTACGGTATTGTACGTTTCCCATGACCGTACTTTCATTGACCGGACAGCTACTGCTGTGCTGGAGCTGACTCCACAGGGCTGCCGCCGTTATCCTGGCGCCTATAGGGAATACCGCGAGCAGAAAGCGCTGGAGGCCCGCACGCTTGAAGGGAAATACAAAAAGCAGGAGCAGGAGAAAGAGCAATTGCTGGAGAGTATCCGCCGTTACGCGGAATGGTTCCAGCAGGCGCACCGCGCCGCCGGACAGAACGATTTCCTGCGCTCGAAATCGAAGAAAAATGTTTCCCGCCTTCATGCCAAGGAGGCCAGCCTGGCAAGGCTGGAGAAAAACCGCGTGGAGCTGCCGAAAGCAGCACCCAAGCTGAGCATGAAGCTGGAGAGTGAAGCTTTCCAGGGAGATGCGCTGCTGAGCTTACACAATATCCGCTGTGCCTATGGAGACAACCCGGCGCTGCTGGAGGACTTCAATCTCTCCTTGCGGCGGGGCGACCGGCTTGCCGTTCTGGGACCGAACGGTGCCGGGAAGTCCACGCTGCTGAAGCTGATCGCAGGAGTTACACAGCCCTCCGGCGGTGAAGTGACCCAACATCCGCGTACTCAAATCGGGTATTTTGCTCAAGAGCTGGATCACCTCGATCCTGAATCAACCTTACTTGACAGCCTGCTGGAATTGCCGGGGATGACGCAGACGGAGGCGCGGACGATTCTGGGCTGCTTTTTATTCCCCCGGGAAGATGTCTTTAAGCACATTGGCGACCTTAGTATGGGCGAGAAATGCCGGGTCGCGTTCCTCAGGCTCTACTTCGGCAGAGGCAATCTGCTGGTGCTGGATGAACCGACCAATTACCTGGATATCGACACCCGGGAACGGGTGGAAGAGGCACTTGCGGCCTATCCGGGCGGGCTGGTTATCGTCTCCCATGACCGTTATCTGCACACTAAGGTCGCCAACCGGCTGCTGCTGCTGGAGCATGGGCGGAGACCGCAGTTCTTCCCGGGCACTTATGAGGAATATACTGCAAAGGAACGCGGCCGGGTGCTGACTCCTGAGGAGCAGACGCGTGAAGGAGAATTGCAGTTGCTGGAGATGAGCCTGGCCCGGCTTATGCGGAGCGATGCCCTGGAGACAGAGGAAGAGAACCGGGAACTGATGGCGGAGATTGTGAATCTGCGGAAAGCCATCGGGACGCTGCTGGAGGAAAATTGAATATATTGGCGAATAATTTCTTGCCGGAACATATGTAGTAAATAAAGCCGCACTGGATGAACTGAAGTAAAACAAAAGGGGATAGAAACGGGTTGTTCAACTACCCGATTCTATCCCTTTACTTGTCTCCGGGAAAAGTGCCCCTTAACTAACTTCAAGTACGGCCTTCATGAAGTTTTTCAGTGCTGAAGGCTCCCCCTCCGTAGTCCATTGTTGCAATGCCTCCGATTCCCCTGCGGCATAAGAAGCAAGCTTCTCTTGCAGCAGTTTGTCAAAAACCTCCGGCTGTTTTTCCCGCTCAGATTGAAGCTTCAAGATCAGCAGAGGCCAGCGGTATCCGCTTGTTCGGTATCCGTGCTCAGGATAACGTTTCGCTAGCTCCAGCACGGAGGTGAGCGGCTGGCCGGCGGCTAGTTCCGCCGCCAGATAGCTGCCGATAAAGCGGTGGCTGAGGTCTTCCTCCAGCGCAACGGCGAACTGCTTACGGGCCTCTGCCAATTGCCCCTGAAACATAAGTGCGGTGGCATGGATGGCCATCTCATAAGAGCTTGGTTTTTCCTGAATAAGCTCATTATACATGGAGTAATATTTGTTATAGTTCACCCAGTCGGCGTGGTCAAAGTAATGATCTACAAGTGAAAAGGTAAAATTGGCATCCGGACGCAGCTGAACGAGCTGGATTAACAAGGGGATTGTCGCATCCTCCGCTTGTTTATCTTTTGCATAGGAGGCTTTGGCTGTCAGGAGATGAGTCAGCATTTTCAGGGCATGGGCATCCTGCGGATTTGCGGCGTAGTCCCGGCGATAGGCCTGCAGTGCCTGTTCGAGCTTCTTGTCCTTAACAAGCTTGTCTGCGGCAGTAAGTGTACGCGACTTGTAATAGAAGAAAGGCAGATTGCCCACGGTATCATCGTTCAGCCGGTAGCCGTTGCTGCGGGTGAGCAGCTTGCCTTGCTCATCAAAAGCATCGATGGTCCACGAGAACCGGCCTTCAGGGTCTGCGAACCCAAGCAGGGAGGACGGTTCAATAGTTTTCCAGTCATCTGCACCGCCGCTGATCGAGAAGCCGCCGGCATCGTATAACTCTTCCGCCGGGATGGATACCTTGTTGTCCTTAATGTTCTGCCGAACTATGGTAGTGAATGAGCCGTCTTCTATATTAACGGTGCCGCTCAGGTTGTAATATGCTGCAGTTTTGACCGGCTCCCATTCAAATTTAACGGAGGAACCGGTAACCACTTGTGAATTGACAGGAGATTTCAGTTCAAGCAGCGGCTGCAGAACGATATTTTCGGTTAAATCGTCCCCCGGCTTGATTTCAATCCAGTCATCAGACTGTACAGGCCAGGCCCAACCGTCGATCTGGGCAAAGCTGACGCCGATCTGAAGCTGATAGAAGCCGGGAATGACCCCGCTGAATTGATAATGTCCGCTCTCATCAGTAACGATTTGATAGGGTTCGGTATTGCGCATAACACTATGATGGACCTCACTTTCTGCACGGAGAAAGATGCCGGCCCGCGACACCGGGGTTCCATCGCTTTTGGAGAGTGTACCCTGTAGGGTCGCCGGTGTATGGATACCCATATCTAGAGCAGATTGCAGTGCCGTCCGGAGGGCAATAAGTCTGATGTCGCTGTCAGTAGTTCCCTGCTCGAAGGCTTCAGCGCTGCTGCCATTGCCGCTTTCTCCTGAATGGATTGACTGTAGTTCGTCCCCGCCATATTCCTTTTTCAGTTCTTTCCATCCCACCCGGTATTGTTCCAGCGCGGTTGTAACCAGAGTTAATGCCTCACGGCTTTTCCCCTGGGCAAAAAGCAGTCGTCCGCCAAGCCAGGCCGTACGGGCATCCATTTCCAGATCGTTGTTCTGGACAGGGGAATCCGCTTGTTTCAGCAGGTCGTCCGCCGCTGTGAAATTACCGCTGTTCAGTGCCCGTTCTGCCCGGATCAGCGTTAGTTCCTTTGCCAAGGAAGAGGGGCTGCTAATCCGCTCCACCGCAGCTGCCAGTGCCTGGTCAGCCTCATCATCCATTGTGCCAATCACGTCGTACTCATAGAGCAGCTGCTTGACCGCATTCAGCATAGAATAGTCAGCAGGGCCTTGCATAATATACTCCTGCAGGAATTTGATCCTGTCTCCGGGCAGCAGAGGGGAATGAGTTTCTTCGTTTTCACTTTGTGATGACTGAGTCATCGAAGCTCCGATATACACATTGAAGCTGTACGAAGTATCTAGATTGCCGGGTTCAATGATCTTTGTGCGGATCAGCTCCATCCGTTTGCTGC carries:
- a CDS encoding DUF4362 domain-containing protein, whose product is MKALFTTLYVIICTAMLLACSRSYDPDEAAERGDVVDLHGMITNAERLDEFLGNIEENHSDKVRVTQYTEEADPIYIDLAYNGETVKFKYDNTHDEYAKGKVRTSVCKGISKEVTDKKIEYKLTGCSGKNSDLADSFSLRIQGKQLSEE
- a CDS encoding GNAT family N-acetyltransferase, translating into MMLNLTSRALAQEDLESICAFVQNAEEVFCVSPKFRYPLTAEQILKRLENRYSPTVIVSGDAPEPLAYANLYDKDEKSHTIWLGNVIVSPSYRGTGAAAYLIQTMMDIAKQELGVRTMKLYCHNTNTRALLFYCKQGFSPCGSKVLVKPDGEKLVGIAMQKEL
- the abc-f gene encoding ribosomal protection-like ABC-F family protein gives rise to the protein MTKTLIKAKNIRKEWNGIALFEGVSFEITEGERVLLFGRNGIGKTTLLQGLLGRLAFEEGSVSYGLPAEEWGVLDQQLEISVEMSVLEYVFSGWKELAALKGRLETLGKQLQDTEGADAEAVAKYGEIYESYLQLDGYGWEAKVEKCLRQLKLDPALWGQPYRLLSGGQKTRVQLAALLARQPKLLVLDEPTNHLDNETMEWLEEWVRSYPGTVLYVSHDRTFIDRTATAVLELTPQGCRRYPGAYREYREQKALEARTLEGKYKKQEQEKEQLLESIRRYAEWFQQAHRAAGQNDFLRSKSKKNVSRLHAKEASLARLEKNRVELPKAAPKLSMKLESEAFQGDALLSLHNIRCAYGDNPALLEDFNLSLRRGDRLAVLGPNGAGKSTLLKLIAGVTQPSGGEVTQHPRTQIGYFAQELDHLDPESTLLDSLLELPGMTQTEARTILGCFLFPREDVFKHIGDLSMGEKCRVAFLRLYFGRGNLLVLDEPTNYLDIDTRERVEEALAAYPGGLVIVSHDRYLHTKVANRLLLLEHGRRPQFFPGTYEEYTAKERGRVLTPEEQTREGELQLLEMSLARLMRSDALETEEENRELMAEIVNLRKAIGTLLEEN
- a CDS encoding carboxypeptidase-like regulatory domain-containing protein, with amino-acid sequence MKIKLKVKHLVLFVLLPLSLLAIVAVVLPFSRSGTGTPALTASTAKDDRIKLLSTLNGSTGSKRMELIRTKIIEPGNLDTSYSFNVYIGASMTQSSQSENEETHSPLLPGDRIKFLQEYIMQGPADYSMLNAVKQLLYEYDVIGTMDDEADQALAAAVERISSPSSLAKELTLIRAERALNSGNFTAADDLLKQADSPVQNNDLEMDARTAWLGGRLLFAQGKSREALTLVTTALEQYRVGWKELKKEYGGDELQSIHSGESGNGSSAEAFEQGTTDSDIRLIALRTALQSALDMGIHTPATLQGTLSKSDGTPVSRAGIFLRAESEVHHSVMRNTEPYQIVTDESGHYQFSGVIPGFYQLQIGVSFAQIDGWAWPVQSDDWIEIKPGDDLTENIVLQPLLELKSPVNSQVVTGSSVKFEWEPVKTAAYYNLSGTVNIEDGSFTTIVRQNIKDNKVSIPAEELYDAGGFSISGGADDWKTIEPSSLLGFADPEGRFSWTIDAFDEQGKLLTRSNGYRLNDDTVGNLPFFYYKSRTLTAADKLVKDKKLEQALQAYRRDYAANPQDAHALKMLTHLLTAKASYAKDKQAEDATIPLLIQLVQLRPDANFTFSLVDHYFDHADWVNYNKYYSMYNELIQEKPSSYEMAIHATALMFQGQLAEARKQFAVALEEDLSHRFIGSYLAAELAAGQPLTSVLELAKRYPEHGYRTSGYRWPLLILKLQSEREKQPEVFDKLLQEKLASYAAGESEALQQWTTEGEPSALKNFMKAVLEVS